One window of Candidatus Hydrothermales bacterium genomic DNA carries:
- the dnaG gene encoding DNA primase has translation MSIYNQIISAISPIEVAKRYLNFKKVGRGYQAICPFHPDRKPSLSFDSERGLFYCFGCGKSGNLIHLISEMEGISKFEALKNLAKEAGIELKGESLSEDKENERLFEVIEFALVEYERVLFESIGEKARNYLESRGFKLSTIRRFRIGYAPPEGEFIIKKAREKGINPSLLLEAGLITGSQGVIRDFFRDRIIFPIFNISSRCVAFGGRAFDGEPKYLNSPESKIFKKNKNLYGIDIAKNGAKKENTIILVEGYTDVMRMVENGFENTVAPLGTAFSIEQALLIKKFADIIIVLYDGDDAGRNSRKRILPFLLQAGLKVKISELPQDEDPDSFLRKKSKEDMDKVIASSKDFLDALFPETPLSDTYARSALLTDLINFISLIPNDIEKELFIRKLSEKFLISPDYIKKKLESISSKEEKEVESTALSSEFTLFGIIAFFNKFNKEELENRGIDHRVFRSEILRGLTLRILNGETFEDVLFDLKENERKKILESIFKSREKYVSFSKQGEENLLYEQAFEKLKNRMDKILKKEKIFKEWKEIRSSIGSNPG, from the coding sequence ATGAGTATTTATAATCAGATAATTTCAGCAATTTCTCCGATTGAAGTAGCTAAAAGATATTTAAATTTTAAAAAAGTTGGCAGGGGTTATCAAGCTATATGTCCCTTTCATCCTGATAGAAAGCCATCACTTTCATTTGATTCTGAAAGAGGTCTTTTTTACTGTTTTGGATGTGGAAAATCCGGAAATCTAATTCATCTTATCTCGGAAATGGAGGGAATATCAAAGTTCGAGGCACTAAAGAATCTTGCAAAAGAAGCTGGAATTGAATTGAAAGGAGAATCTTTAAGTGAAGATAAAGAAAATGAGAGGCTTTTTGAAGTTATAGAATTTGCTTTAGTTGAATACGAGAGAGTTTTATTTGAAAGTATAGGAGAGAAGGCGAGGAATTACTTAGAGTCTAGGGGTTTTAAATTGAGTACAATAAGAAGATTTAGAATTGGGTATGCACCCCCTGAAGGTGAATTTATAATTAAAAAGGCAAGAGAAAAGGGAATAAACCCATCACTTCTTCTTGAAGCTGGCCTTATAACAGGTTCACAGGGAGTTATAAGGGACTTTTTTAGAGATAGAATTATTTTCCCAATTTTTAATATTTCCTCTAGGTGTGTCGCCTTTGGGGGTAGAGCCTTTGATGGGGAGCCAAAATATTTAAATTCTCCTGAGTCTAAAATTTTTAAAAAAAACAAAAATCTTTATGGTATAGATATTGCAAAAAATGGAGCAAAAAAAGAAAATACAATTATACTGGTTGAAGGTTATACTGATGTTATGAGAATGGTAGAGAATGGATTTGAAAATACAGTGGCTCCTCTTGGAACTGCCTTTTCAATAGAACAAGCCCTGTTAATTAAAAAATTTGCAGATATCATTATAGTGCTTTATGATGGAGATGATGCAGGTAGAAATAGTAGAAAAAGGATTTTGCCCTTTTTACTTCAAGCAGGCTTAAAAGTAAAAATATCTGAACTTCCTCAAGATGAAGATCCTGATTCATTTTTAAGAAAAAAAAGTAAAGAAGATATGGATAAAGTAATAGCTAGCTCCAAAGATTTTCTGGATGCTCTCTTTCCCGAAACTCCCCTTTCAGACACTTACGCTCGGAGTGCTCTACTAACTGATTTAATAAACTTTATATCTCTTATACCTAATGACATTGAAAAAGAATTGTTCATTAGAAAATTATCTGAAAAATTCTTAATTTCACCAGATTATATAAAAAAGAAGCTAGAATCAATTTCTTCAAAGGAGGAAAAGGAAGTTGAGAGTACTGCTTTATCTTCAGAATTTACTCTTTTTGGGATTATCGCTTTTTTTAACAAGTTCAATAAAGAAGAATTAGAAAATAGAGGTATAGATCATAGGGTTTTTAGAAGTGAAATTTTAAGAGGATTAACGCTAAGGATACTTAATGGTGAAACCTTTGAGGATGTTCTCTTTGATTTGAAAGAGAATGAGAGAAAAAAAATACTGGAATCAATTTTTAAATCAAGGGAGAAGTATGTTTCTTTTAGTAAGCAAGGAGAAGAAAATCTATTATATGAGCAGGCCTTTGAAAAACTTAAAAATAGGATGGATAAGATATTAAAGAAAGAAAAGATTTTCAAGGAGTGGAAAGAGATTAGAAGTAGTATCGGTTCAAATCCTGGGTAA